Sequence from the Collinsella aerofaciens ATCC 25986 genome:
GCTCGCGCCCTCGGCATCCGCCGCGCCCATGGGACGGAACTGCAGATGACGACCGGCGAGCTCATCGGCAACGCCCGTTATTTCGCTCTGCGCACTCTCGGTAAGACCAAGACGCTTGCGCTCGTTTTCCTCGGCATCCGAAAGGCGCGTGTAAATCGGCAGGACGCGAGCCGGATCGCCGTCACCCGCAGCGTGCGCGAGCAGCAAGCCCTCGCCCGAAGGCCACCACAGGTCGCGCTCCACGCAGCGGGCGATCTCGTCCTCACCCAGCAGCTTGCCATAGCGCACGAGACCGTCGCCGGTCAGCTGAACCTGGTCCCAGTCCGCTGCTTGGCGCCACTCATCGAGCGCCACGGCGGCCTTGACCACGTGTTCGCGCTCAAATTGACGCTCGGGGCCCTCATCGACCAGCATATACAGCGCCGGATATACCTCACCGCGCATAGCATCGGCCAAGATACCAAGCTTGCCGCGCACGCCAGCCTTCCACGCCGTCCAAGCGCAAGCGTCGAGCGTCGACACGCCCAGCAGCGGAACATTGGCACCACGCGCGAGGCCCTTGGCAGTGGAGATGCCGATGCGCACACCCGTAAAGGACCCCGGGCCGCGACCGACCACATAGCAACCAACATCGCTGCGATCCAGACCGGCTTGAGCCAGCAAGCCATCAACGGTATTCACGAGCTCAACGTTGGCGTGACGGCGACACATGTGGTCGCCACTCACGAGCTTCGTCTCGCCCGTCTGCCCATCAATCCAGCTTGCCACGCAGGCAAGCATGTCGGTCGAGGTATCAAGCGCCACCACCAGCGCGTTGTCGTTATGCAAGCTCATCTTGTACAGCCTTATCAATCAAATGGGAAAGCTCCATTGCGCGGTCACCGTGCGCCTCAAGCGTTATCGTTCGCACATCGCTGTCGCCCTCATCACGCTTGAGCGTCACCGAAAGATACTCATCCGTCAGCTCGTCCTGGAATTGTTCGCCCCATTCCAGCAGGCAAGCACCCTCATAGCCCAGCACATCGAAAATGCCCGTATCCTCGAGCTCGTAGGCATGCTCCAGGCGGTATAGATCAAAGTGAAACAGCGGAATACGACCTTGATCGTGAACGGCCATGAGCGCAAACGTAGGGCTCGTAACCATATGCCCATCGCCCAGCCCGCGCGAGACGCCCTTGGTAAAGTGAGTTTTGCCCACTCCCAGGCCACCGGTCAGGATGAGCACATCGCCGTCCTCAAGGCACGGTGCAATTAGCTCGCCAAAGTACTCCGTATCGGCAGCGCAAGTCGTTTTGTAAGTACCTACCCCCAGGCGCTCCAGGGACATATATGCTCCTTATTATTCCGAGGCGTCCTCTGGTGCGGGATGTCGCTCCAGATAGTCGCCCAGCATCTTAAAGTCTTCCTCCAGCAGCTCCTGCCACGCCGGATTGCGCAGCGCTGCTGCCGGATGGAACGTGGGCATTACTACAAAATGCCCCATCTGGTGGAACCTGCCGCGCAGCTTAGTAATGCCAATCTCGGTCTTAAGCACAAAGTGCGTCGCGGGGTTGCCGAGCGTCACGATAATATCGGGCCAGATGCTTCGAATCTGCTCACGCAAAAACGGCGAGCAAGCCAGCACTTCCTCGGGACGCGGATTGCGGTTTCCCGGCGGGCGGCACTTAAGCACGTTGGCAATGTAGACGTCTTCGCGTTTGAGGCCCGCCAGCGACAAAATGCCGTTGAGGTCCTCGCCTGCCGCCCCCACAAAGGGCTCGCCCTGCAAATCCTCATTGCGGCCCGGCGCCTCACCAATAAACATCACGCGAGCGCGGGGGTTTCCCACGCCAAACACGATATTGTGACGCGACTGGTAGAGCTGGCAGAGGTGACAATCGCCCAGAACGGCCTCAATTTCCTCGAGTGCGACCTCACGTGGTGCCTGATGGGTATGGCCGGGGATGTGCATGACGCCCATAGCGGCTCCTACACGTAGACCTTGTCGAGACGCATGCCAAAGCCGCAGGCGACCTCGTAGTTAATCGTTCCACGCAGTCGGGCCATCTCGTCCATAGTGATCTCGGCATCGCCATCGCGGCCGACAATGATTATCTCGTCACCATACTCGGCCTCGGGAATCTCGTGTGCCGGGTTGGACTGAATGGCGACCATAAACTGGTCCATGCAGATATTGCCAACCTGATGCACACGCTCGCCGCGATACAGCACATCCATACGATTGGAAAGCGTACGCGATAGGCCATCGGCATAACCGATCGGCAGCGTGCAGATCTGAACGCGCGTACGCGGTACGCGGTAGGTAAAACCGTAGCCCACGCCCTCACCCATCGCAGGGTGTGCCACGCGCGTCACACGCGCATGGACGCTCATAACGGGATCAAGCTGCATCACGCGGCCACTCAGCTCGCACGGCTGCATGCCATACAAGCCAACGCCGGCGCGGATCATGTCAAAATGCATCGAGGGGTCGAGCATCGAGGACGGCGTGTTGGCGCAGTGCACGATACCGCACTCAAAACCCGCATCCTTAATGGCCTGAACGGCCTCGGTAAAGCGCTGACACTGCAGCTTGTAGTCCCAGCCCGAAGGTTCATCGGCCGTGGCGAAGTGCGTAAATACGCCGTCGCACTGAATACCGCGATGGAAATTTATACCGCGGACAAAGTCGAGCACCTGCGTGTAGTGAACGCCGATACGATTCATGCCCGTCTCGATGGCGAGATGATACTTGCCCACTTTGCCCGCCGCGACGGCACATTCGCCATACGCAAGAGCAAAGTCAGACGTATAGACCGAAGGCATGATATCAAACTCGAGCAACGTCGGAATGGCCTCGATAGGCGGCTCGCTTAGGATGAGGATGGGTTTCGTAATCCCGCCCTGTCGGAGCTCAACGCCCTCGTTAACCGTCGCCACGGCAAACATGTCGGCACCGGCCGAATACATGATCTTGGCGCACTCAACAGCTCCATGGCCATAAGCATCGGCCTTGACCACGCAGCACAGGCGCTGACGTGGATTCAGCAAGTTCTTATAGGCCCTCGTGTTGCGACGGAGCGCCCCGCGGTCGATCTCGACCCAGGACCAGCGCGTCAAATCGGCTTTATTCATGATTAGTCATCCGACCCTTCGTCCATGATTCCCAGATCTTCGAGCGCATCCTTTGCCGCCAGTTCCATGGCCGGACCGATCAAGTCGATAAGATCGGTCGCGATGACGCTCTTCTCACCATACTCCGTCGCCGCGGCAAAACCGGCGTAGCTGTGAAGTGCGACGGCGTACGAATACAGCAACTCCCAACGATCCATCTCGTCGCGCATGGTGGCAAGCGTGCCGGCCAAAATACCCGCGAGGACATCACCCGAACCGGCAGTTGCCAGAGAAGCCGGACCCGAGAGCGGCAGCAGCACACGCTCAACGCCACAGATAGCCGTCGTCGGCCCCTTGGCAATGACCACCAGATTGTCAGAGCCTGCAGCCCAGACAACCTTCTGCGCGGCTGCAATCGCAGTACCAAGGTCGTTCACCTCGTCACCGGCAACCAGACGCGAAAGTTCACGATAGTGCGGCGTCATAACCAACGGCTGCTCGCGACGATACATCTCGGGATTACTATCAATACCGTCAATGGCAATCTTAGCAAGGCAGTTGAGTGCATCGGCGTCCAAGATAAGCGGCACATCAAGCTCGAGCAAGCCCGAAACCACCTGCATAGCGCCGGCAGATGTCGTCATACCGGGACCGCACAGTACACAGCTGTACTTCTTTGCAATCTCGCACACAGTCATGCGCGCAGCGGCGCCAAAGGAGCCGCGGGAATCAGACGGAATAGCAAAGACGGGAATCGAAGGAAGTGCCATGCGAATAAGATTGGCGCAGGCGTCAGGAGCCGCGACTGCCACGTAACCAGCACCCGCGCGAGCTGCAGACTTGGCCGCCATAATGGCAGCACCAGGATATTGCGCAGATCCGGCGACAATAAGCACAGAGCCACGGGAGTACTTATCGATATTCGTAGGTAGTGGGGCAAAGTAATCAACTAAGTCACCGGGCTCGACAATCTCGGCGGCGTGGTCGACATCATCGATGACCTCGTCAAGACGGTCGTAAAGATTGCCGCAGATCAAATCGCCAGCATACTCAGGACCATCAGCGCTATACAGACCAATCTTGGGCGCAATCATCGTCACCGTATGCTCGGCACGAATGCAGTCGTCATCAACAACGCCCGTCTCGGCATTCAGGCCCGAGGGAACATCAATGGATACGACACAATCGGCGCATTCATTGACCGTAGGAATCCAGATGGAGAACGGCGCACGCAGATTTCCGTGGAAACCGGTACCAAAAATGGCATCGACAACAACATCGGCCTTATCGATCAAAACCTCGAGTTCGTCACGCGAGGGGCCGACGCAAACGTGCACATCGCGGCCGGCAGTACGACGAGCAACATGACGTGCCAGAGCAGCAGGAATCTCATCCGGCTCAACCGGAGAAACGATATCCACGTCCACACCCTTATGGCTCAGGATATCGGCGGCAACCCAACCGTCGCCGCCATTATTACCAAAACCGACCAGAACGAGAACCCGATCGGGATTGAGCTTCAAGACCTCGTTGGCGGCAAACTCACCCGCTAGCTCCATAAGCTCGGCCTTCGAAGTCCCTTCGCGTTCGATGATATCCTCGAGACGAACGACTTCTTCGGTACTCAAAACCGGTTTCATCTATGCTCCTAGCGTATCTTGCGAAGCATCGCCCAGGTGCTCCGTCAATGCTGAATTCTGCAGCTGCTCAAGCTCATCTAAAACAGAGCGAGCCTCTTTAAATGTCTGCGCTACGCGTTTCTTGGTGCTCACCTTTTCCTCTTTT
This genomic interval carries:
- the tsaE gene encoding tRNA (adenosine(37)-N6)-threonylcarbamoyltransferase complex ATPase subunit type 1 TsaE, yielding MSLERLGVGTYKTTCAADTEYFGELIAPCLEDGDVLILTGGLGVGKTHFTKGVSRGLGDGHMVTSPTFALMAVHDQGRIPLFHFDLYRLEHAYELEDTGIFDVLGYEGACLLEWGEQFQDELTDEYLSVTLKRDEGDSDVRTITLEAHGDRAMELSHLIDKAVQDELA
- a CDS encoding NAD(P)H-hydrate dehydratase — translated: MKPVLSTEEVVRLEDIIEREGTSKAELMELAGEFAANEVLKLNPDRVLVLVGFGNNGGDGWVAADILSHKGVDVDIVSPVEPDEIPAALARHVARRTAGRDVHVCVGPSRDELEVLIDKADVVVDAIFGTGFHGNLRAPFSIWIPTVNECADCVVSIDVPSGLNAETGVVDDDCIRAEHTVTMIAPKIGLYSADGPEYAGDLICGNLYDRLDEVIDDVDHAAEIVEPGDLVDYFAPLPTNIDKYSRGSVLIVAGSAQYPGAAIMAAKSAARAGAGYVAVAAPDACANLIRMALPSIPVFAIPSDSRGSFGAAARMTVCEIAKKYSCVLCGPGMTTSAGAMQVVSGLLELDVPLILDADALNCLAKIAIDGIDSNPEMYRREQPLVMTPHYRELSRLVAGDEVNDLGTAIAAAQKVVWAAGSDNLVVIAKGPTTAICGVERVLLPLSGPASLATAGSGDVLAGILAGTLATMRDEMDRWELLYSYAVALHSYAGFAAATEYGEKSVIATDLIDLIGPAMELAAKDALEDLGIMDEGSDD
- a CDS encoding uracil-DNA glycosylase; this translates as MGVMHIPGHTHQAPREVALEEIEAVLGDCHLCQLYQSRHNIVFGVGNPRARVMFIGEAPGRNEDLQGEPFVGAAGEDLNGILSLAGLKREDVYIANVLKCRPPGNRNPRPEEVLACSPFLREQIRSIWPDIIVTLGNPATHFVLKTEIGITKLRGRFHQMGHFVVMPTFHPAAALRNPAWQELLEEDFKMLGDYLERHPAPEDASE
- the alr gene encoding alanine racemase, which codes for MNKADLTRWSWVEIDRGALRRNTRAYKNLLNPRQRLCCVVKADAYGHGAVECAKIMYSAGADMFAVATVNEGVELRQGGITKPILILSEPPIEAIPTLLEFDIMPSVYTSDFALAYGECAVAAGKVGKYHLAIETGMNRIGVHYTQVLDFVRGINFHRGIQCDGVFTHFATADEPSGWDYKLQCQRFTEAVQAIKDAGFECGIVHCANTPSSMLDPSMHFDMIRAGVGLYGMQPCELSGRVMQLDPVMSVHARVTRVAHPAMGEGVGYGFTYRVPRTRVQICTLPIGYADGLSRTLSNRMDVLYRGERVHQVGNICMDQFMVAIQSNPAHEIPEAEYGDEIIIVGRDGDAEITMDEMARLRGTINYEVACGFGMRLDKVYV